Proteins encoded in a region of the Granulicella sibirica genome:
- a CDS encoding DNA-binding domain-containing protein encodes MSDDVRRSLDANFDMQQMREDGRSMSEVAASYIRPNPELSSFQRLEIYNRQYWFRVISAVSEDFPALAALIGSKGFDALVLAYLRENPSVSFTLRNLGSRLPVWLVDHPEFEPKNRHDLVVDVARLEWAYVEAYDRAEVTPLTLEDFSGLDVDSTLSLQPHLQLLTLRYPVDELVLAVREQTPASEMSSNAASELTKKTQPKLPAMRRTPIHLAVHRFDNSVYYRRIDPGAYLLLRALQERKPLGESLEIAFAGSAHSPEEQVEKIREYFAHAAELGWFCHRPADAIGVQ; translated from the coding sequence ATGTCCGATGATGTACGTCGCTCGCTCGATGCGAACTTCGATATGCAGCAGATGCGCGAAGACGGTCGGTCGATGAGCGAGGTTGCCGCGAGTTACATCCGGCCAAACCCGGAGTTATCCTCCTTCCAGCGGCTGGAGATCTATAACCGTCAGTATTGGTTCCGGGTAATCAGCGCAGTCTCAGAGGACTTTCCCGCCCTCGCCGCGCTTATCGGCTCGAAGGGCTTCGATGCTCTGGTCCTTGCCTACTTGAGAGAAAACCCCTCCGTGTCCTTCACGCTGCGAAACCTCGGATCGCGTCTCCCGGTCTGGCTTGTCGACCATCCGGAGTTCGAACCAAAGAACAGGCACGACCTCGTCGTCGACGTGGCGAGACTCGAGTGGGCCTACGTGGAAGCCTACGACCGCGCCGAGGTCACTCCTCTGACGCTTGAAGATTTCTCCGGCCTTGACGTCGATTCGACGCTCTCGCTTCAGCCGCACCTGCAGTTACTCACCCTGCGCTATCCCGTCGATGAACTCGTTCTCGCCGTCAGAGAGCAGACCCCCGCGTCGGAGATGTCGAGTAACGCCGCCTCCGAGCTGACGAAGAAGACCCAGCCGAAGCTCCCGGCCATGCGCCGCACCCCAATCCATCTTGCGGTTCATCGCTTCGATAACTCGGTCTACTACCGCCGCATCGACCCCGGGGCTTATCTGCTTCTTCGCGCCCTCCAGGAACGCAAGCCCCTAGGGGAGTCGCTGGAGATCGCCTTTGCGGGAAGCGCACATTCCCCCGAAGAACAGGTCGAAAAGATTCGCGAGTACTTCGCGCACGCGGCCGAGTTAGGCTGGTTCTGCCATCGCCCGGCCGATGCTATCGGTGTGCAATAG
- a CDS encoding DUF692 domain-containing protein, translating into MPANRFNGFTDYGVGIGLRVPHYQHIFAEKPVVDWFEIISENYMVDGGRPLQVLDQILDQYRVVQHGVSMYFGSSQALDREHLKRLKELTRRTKTPWLSDHLCWGSVDGRYTHDLLPLPYTFEAVRITASRIREVQDFLEIPIAVENVSSYAEFHESQMTEWEFLNEVVHAADCGILLDVNNIYVSSQNHHFNPMDYVNAVAADRVAQIHIAGHSKFEKYTLDTHDHPVLDPVWAMYEHAIQRVGVTATLLEWDDNIPSFDEVHAEALKANRYLNAATTPLPIPQSSREETRA; encoded by the coding sequence ATGCCGGCCAATCGCTTCAATGGATTCACGGACTACGGCGTAGGGATTGGGCTGCGTGTTCCGCACTATCAACACATTTTTGCGGAAAAGCCAGTGGTGGACTGGTTCGAGATTATCTCTGAAAACTACATGGTCGATGGTGGAAGGCCACTTCAGGTCCTCGACCAGATCCTCGATCAGTACCGCGTCGTGCAGCACGGCGTCTCCATGTACTTTGGCTCCTCCCAGGCTCTCGATCGCGAGCACCTGAAGCGCCTCAAAGAGTTGACCAGACGAACCAAAACGCCGTGGCTCTCCGATCATCTCTGCTGGGGAAGCGTGGACGGACGCTACACGCACGATCTCCTTCCGCTGCCGTACACCTTCGAGGCTGTGCGCATCACGGCGTCGAGAATTCGAGAGGTGCAGGATTTCCTCGAGATTCCCATCGCAGTCGAAAACGTAAGCAGCTACGCCGAGTTCCACGAGTCCCAAATGACCGAGTGGGAGTTCCTCAACGAGGTGGTCCACGCGGCCGACTGCGGTATCCTGCTCGACGTCAACAACATTTACGTCTCCTCGCAGAATCACCACTTCAATCCAATGGACTACGTGAATGCAGTCGCGGCAGATCGTGTAGCCCAGATCCATATTGCAGGCCATTCAAAGTTCGAGAAGTACACTCTCGACACCCACGATCACCCCGTTCTCGATCCCGTCTGGGCGATGTACGAGCACGCGATCCAGCGCGTTGGAGTTACCGCCACGCTGCTCGAGTGGGACGATAACATCCCCTCCTTTGACGAGGTCCACGCGGAAGCTCTCAAGGCAAATCGCTACCTGAACGCCGCGACAACCCCTTTGCCCATTCCGCAAAGCTCCCGTGAAGAGACCCGCGCATGA
- a CDS encoding DoxX family membrane protein, with the protein MVLALSTAASWLQSPFLLVVRLYWGWQFAQTGWGKLHNLQKTMDFFDSPDIRFPRRTRILSRALNWLAAPF; encoded by the coding sequence ATGGTACTCGCGCTTTCCACGGCAGCTTCCTGGCTGCAATCGCCCTTCCTGCTGGTGGTAAGACTGTATTGGGGCTGGCAGTTCGCGCAGACCGGGTGGGGCAAGCTGCACAACCTGCAGAAGACTATGGACTTCTTCGACAGTCCGGACATCCGTTTCCCTCGACGAACGCGCATTTTGTCACGGGCCTTGAACTGGTTGGCGGCACCCTTCTGA
- a CDS encoding sodium:solute symporter family transporter — MNSTHLLMSDYVVILGYFALVLLIGLYFRRQQKTASDFFAGGHQISWWLAGISLYMSGFSAFTFIVYSEMAYRYGLPAILLSWTSVPACLLGGMLFAKRWRRARIITPVEFLEARCSLPVRQLFAWSAIPAKVFDDALKIFTTAVFLSAGMGIEIKISILVCGVIVIVYTLLGGLLALVVTDYLQFIMKALAILLLLPLAVWRLGGVHVALTSIPANLMHATNGPYRWTYMLSYCLIVIISYNGNWSFAQKYYSVPDERSGKKAAYLAAALNFAGTPIMLLPAFMARRLTPEFATSQKPQDVYVHLIFTLLPAGMIGIIVAALFSATMATVSADLNAIAGVLTKDVYQRIFRPASSERGLVAAGRAMTLLLGTIIIGISIWIGRSGRDSLFHIMVTAFGVLLAPTLLPLLCTLVFRGLTSKGVIGGFAFGMISGVATLTAKAIFAAKTGGASTQTLDFQLEGISIFTNIGMTCLGMYLGSVLLKVSAEEQERSVAFFRMIDTPISAEESGISKGKSNSSDHIIRLATLAVGLLLISSGALAQAPAAHWIDAGVGVLFLLLGLPPRRLFFWARRER; from the coding sequence ATGAACTCGACGCACCTTCTGATGTCGGACTATGTGGTCATCCTTGGCTACTTTGCCCTGGTCCTCCTGATCGGGCTCTACTTTCGCAGGCAGCAAAAGACGGCGAGCGATTTTTTCGCGGGCGGACATCAGATCTCGTGGTGGTTGGCGGGAATCTCGCTCTACATGTCGGGCTTCAGCGCGTTCACGTTCATCGTGTACTCGGAGATGGCGTACCGCTATGGCTTGCCCGCGATTCTGCTCTCGTGGACGAGCGTACCCGCATGCCTGCTTGGTGGCATGCTGTTTGCGAAACGCTGGCGGCGTGCCCGGATCATTACTCCGGTGGAGTTTCTGGAGGCTCGCTGCAGCTTGCCGGTGCGCCAGTTGTTCGCCTGGTCGGCGATTCCGGCAAAAGTGTTTGACGATGCGCTGAAGATCTTCACAACGGCGGTCTTCCTCTCGGCCGGCATGGGAATCGAGATCAAGATATCGATTTTGGTGTGCGGCGTCATCGTGATCGTTTACACGCTGCTTGGCGGTCTGCTTGCGCTCGTGGTGACGGACTATCTGCAGTTCATCATGAAGGCACTGGCGATACTTCTGCTTCTGCCGCTTGCGGTATGGCGCCTCGGCGGCGTCCATGTGGCGCTCACCAGCATTCCGGCGAACCTGATGCACGCAACAAACGGGCCGTATCGCTGGACTTACATGCTAAGCTACTGCCTCATCGTCATCATCAGCTATAACGGGAATTGGTCATTTGCGCAGAAGTACTACTCGGTACCGGATGAGCGGTCTGGTAAGAAAGCGGCGTATCTTGCGGCTGCGCTAAACTTTGCTGGCACGCCGATCATGCTTCTGCCAGCCTTCATGGCGCGGCGCTTGACGCCGGAGTTCGCGACGTCACAGAAGCCTCAGGACGTGTATGTACATCTGATCTTCACGCTGCTTCCCGCAGGGATGATCGGGATCATTGTAGCGGCGCTCTTCTCGGCGACGATGGCGACCGTCAGTGCGGATCTGAACGCGATTGCGGGCGTTCTGACCAAAGACGTCTACCAGAGGATCTTTCGGCCTGCTTCAAGCGAGCGCGGGCTGGTGGCTGCCGGGCGCGCGATGACGCTTCTGTTGGGGACGATCATCATAGGGATAAGCATCTGGATCGGAAGGAGCGGCCGAGACTCGCTATTTCACATCATGGTAACGGCATTCGGGGTCCTGCTCGCGCCTACGCTTCTTCCTCTGCTTTGCACACTGGTCTTTCGCGGCCTTACCTCTAAGGGAGTGATTGGGGGCTTTGCGTTTGGGATGATCTCCGGAGTGGCGACACTTACGGCGAAGGCGATCTTCGCGGCGAAGACGGGCGGTGCGTCGACCCAGACGCTGGACTTCCAGTTAGAAGGAATCTCGATCTTTACAAACATCGGTATGACCTGTCTCGGGATGTATCTGGGAAGTGTGCTTTTGAAGGTTTCGGCCGAAGAGCAGGAGCGTTCGGTCGCTTTCTTCCGCATGATCGACACGCCGATCTCGGCGGAGGAGAGCGGTATATCGAAGGGGAAATCGAATTCCTCGGACCACATCATCCGGCTTGCAACGCTCGCGGTGGGATTGCTTCTAATATCGTCGGGGGCGCTGGCGCAGGCACCGGCGGCGCACTGGATCGATGCCGGAGTCGGCGTGTTATTTCTGTTGCTTGGGCTTCCGCCTCGAAGGCTTTTTTTCTGGGCGCGAAGAGAGCGGTGA
- a CDS encoding 3-hydroxyacyl-CoA dehydrogenase family protein produces MNVQVVGIVGLGFMGRNVAGCLLASGLGVVSYTLLEQEYVEARVTIAKAIEELIERAGYDPALREEWSARYTEAGSIGELAGCGFVLESITESLEAKNSLFADLESVLGASVPIASNTSALPISLLQKGHRHPERFLGMHWAEPAHATRFLELIRGDLTDDFTMETATVLAKRLGKDPCVVQQDLPGFIANRMGYAMYREACNLLALGVGDAETIDKAFSNTFGLWASVCGPFRWIDLTGGPALYGKAMSGVLPTLSNTAEVPEPMATMMRDGLTGVKCGQGFHSYTPEETARWEEIYREQVWRVRRVVDEVFPIAESGRL; encoded by the coding sequence ATGAATGTGCAGGTGGTTGGGATCGTGGGCCTTGGCTTCATGGGGCGCAACGTTGCGGGCTGTCTTCTGGCCAGTGGTCTGGGGGTGGTGTCGTATACGCTTCTGGAGCAGGAATACGTCGAGGCGCGCGTCACCATCGCGAAAGCGATCGAGGAACTGATCGAGCGTGCGGGCTACGATCCTGCGCTGCGTGAGGAGTGGTCGGCGCGCTACACCGAGGCCGGCTCGATCGGCGAGCTTGCAGGGTGCGGGTTCGTGCTTGAAAGCATTACAGAATCGCTTGAGGCAAAGAACTCGTTGTTTGCGGATCTGGAGTCTGTGCTGGGCGCGAGTGTGCCGATCGCAAGCAACACATCCGCGCTGCCGATCTCCCTGCTACAGAAGGGCCACCGACATCCGGAGCGTTTCCTTGGCATGCACTGGGCGGAGCCCGCACATGCGACGCGCTTTCTGGAGCTGATTCGCGGAGATCTCACCGACGATTTCACGATGGAGACGGCGACGGTGCTGGCGAAGCGCCTTGGCAAGGATCCATGCGTGGTGCAGCAGGACCTGCCGGGGTTTATCGCCAACCGCATGGGCTATGCCATGTATCGCGAGGCATGCAATCTGCTTGCGCTCGGCGTTGGCGATGCGGAGACGATCGATAAGGCATTCAGCAACACCTTCGGACTGTGGGCAAGTGTATGCGGGCCGTTTCGCTGGATAGATCTGACCGGCGGCCCTGCCCTGTATGGCAAAGCAATGAGCGGCGTATTGCCGACGCTTTCGAATACCGCCGAGGTGCCGGAGCCAATGGCGACGATGATGCGGGACGGGCTGACCGGTGTGAAGTGCGGTCAGGGGTTTCACTCGTATACGCCGGAGGAGACAGCGCGCTGGGAGGAGATCTACCGCGAGCAGGTGTGGAGGGTTCGGCGTGTGGTGGATGAGGTGTTCCCCATCGCCGAAAGCGGACGGCTATGA